Proteins from a genomic interval of Ndongobacter massiliensis:
- the smc gene encoding chromosome segregation protein SMC, producing MKLKYLELYGFKSFSEKIRLQFDDDFVAVVGPNGSGKSNISDAIRWVLGEQSAKALRGDKMEDVIFSGTSKRPAMNVCKVTIGFDNSSGDVALPYQEIAVSRKVYRTGESEYRINGSLVRRKDVRELFFDTGVGKEGYSVIGQGRIDEILSSRNEDRRAVFEEAAGISKYKYQKMEAQRRLEKTQASLVAVQADFSLKHREQVLLKKQADNARSGYKLTQELERHELSLLQKQLNNLEEKKTRAEAEVQLLEAEQKEQTRDRDAAEAAMAPKQAQIAAFETQEEEAAQRLAQLEKKQAEDEKQFSVRLEQLRFYEQDRKRLSEEATQRQTRTEKLTQALSEGLQQKKEAEETLAALEAELRVKRALMPANPTASPDESYEALQRSAEQLSERIHFLEYEKKEKTESDASLAREQQEGRTRLDAGRKEIQAKKISLQALEEEGRTLSEQIRILQKDAEAAQEEVLRRGNEQEEKRRARSSIEQTLAALHSRVQILSNVIENYEGYFRPVQRLLKAADDNPSLRARFIGVLADLIQVKSPYETAIDVCLGAALQNVVVENEEDAKFLIQFLKDKNYGRCTFLPRHRIRGTVQRTHAPEALCNAMDAVAYDSSLQGIVEYLLGRTTIVSTIDDAIRLSRRNADKNRIVSLEGDLIHAWGSMVGGSLSKRNTGSLLNRKQQLQEWQSEGRRLQDELEKIRQDMAALERAIDAAKAREVAAGKERTDKEAQRLSIQARYLQEKADLERLEEKERELETMLAREQSFSEADYIARKNELTKNLEEVRAALAAAETQRQADEDQRQKLAQACAVLENRVEFQRRELQLIENRAADATDRLAALHEETERATQRSATLDRQCAENETWLSAYAQRKKEFLRQQEKAQQDVNALRTRRKEQLSEMEAQQQALEAARRACEESEKALFRERLRLEQAEEQRVNVLNTYLEQYATSEEEVAARLRVLEPVETTRTRVQEIKQALNQIGYFNFESIQAYDDLTKEVDFLDRQIEDLHRSQEDIEKLIQDLDHTMVARFQETFVRIREKYNEIFQILFNGGHAELALDQANVLEAGIEISAQPPGKKLQNLGLLSGGERSLTAMALLFAIFSIRPTPFCVLDEIDAALDEANIGRYAGYLQTLTKQTQFLVITHRRKTMEHAKMLYGVTMEEGMSKILVLRLDEYEAQRRKKKHS from the coding sequence TTGAAATTAAAGTATTTGGAATTGTACGGTTTCAAGTCCTTTTCCGAAAAAATCCGCTTACAATTTGACGATGATTTTGTCGCGGTGGTCGGGCCGAACGGATCCGGAAAATCGAATATTTCCGATGCCATTCGCTGGGTGCTGGGGGAGCAGTCTGCCAAGGCGCTGCGTGGCGATAAAATGGAAGATGTCATCTTTTCGGGAACCTCCAAACGCCCCGCTATGAATGTATGCAAAGTGACGATCGGCTTCGATAACAGTTCCGGCGATGTGGCGTTGCCCTATCAGGAAATCGCCGTCTCACGCAAGGTATATCGCACAGGGGAAAGCGAATACCGCATCAATGGGAGCTTGGTGCGGCGCAAAGACGTGCGGGAGCTCTTTTTTGATACGGGCGTCGGCAAGGAGGGATATTCGGTTATCGGACAGGGGCGCATCGACGAAATCCTCAGTTCGCGGAATGAAGATCGGCGCGCAGTCTTTGAAGAAGCAGCCGGCATCTCCAAGTACAAGTATCAAAAAATGGAAGCGCAGCGGCGTTTGGAAAAAACGCAGGCATCCCTTGTCGCCGTCCAAGCGGACTTCAGCTTGAAGCACCGCGAGCAGGTGCTGTTGAAAAAGCAGGCGGACAATGCGCGCAGCGGCTATAAATTGACGCAGGAACTGGAGCGTCATGAGCTTTCCCTCTTACAAAAGCAATTGAACAACCTCGAGGAAAAGAAAACGCGTGCGGAGGCGGAAGTGCAATTGTTGGAAGCCGAGCAGAAGGAACAGACACGCGATCGCGACGCGGCGGAAGCGGCGATGGCTCCGAAACAGGCACAAATCGCGGCCTTTGAAACGCAGGAAGAAGAAGCGGCGCAACGCCTCGCACAGTTGGAAAAGAAACAGGCGGAAGACGAAAAACAGTTTTCGGTGCGTTTGGAACAATTGCGCTTTTACGAACAGGATCGAAAGCGCCTGTCAGAGGAAGCAACGCAGCGCCAAACACGCACCGAGAAGTTGACGCAGGCACTTTCCGAGGGATTGCAACAGAAAAAGGAAGCGGAAGAAACCCTTGCTGCGTTAGAAGCAGAACTTCGCGTAAAGCGGGCTTTGATGCCCGCGAATCCGACGGCATCGCCGGATGAATCCTATGAGGCGCTGCAAAGGTCGGCGGAGCAGTTGTCGGAACGCATCCACTTTTTGGAATACGAAAAAAAAGAAAAAACGGAATCGGACGCCTCTTTAGCGCGCGAACAGCAGGAGGGGCGCACCCGTTTGGACGCAGGGCGCAAAGAAATCCAGGCAAAGAAAATTTCATTGCAAGCGTTGGAAGAGGAGGGCAGGACGCTGAGCGAGCAGATCCGCATACTGCAGAAGGATGCCGAAGCGGCGCAGGAGGAGGTCCTGCGACGGGGTAACGAGCAGGAAGAAAAACGGCGTGCACGCTCTTCCATCGAGCAGACCCTTGCGGCGCTGCATTCGCGCGTGCAGATTCTTTCCAATGTGATCGAAAATTACGAGGGCTATTTTCGCCCCGTGCAGCGGTTATTGAAAGCGGCGGATGACAATCCGTCTCTGCGCGCGCGCTTTATCGGCGTACTTGCCGACCTGATTCAGGTCAAATCGCCGTACGAGACAGCCATCGACGTCTGCTTGGGCGCGGCGCTTCAAAATGTGGTCGTGGAAAATGAAGAAGACGCAAAATTTTTGATTCAATTTTTGAAAGACAAGAATTACGGACGCTGTACCTTTCTTCCAAGGCACCGCATTCGTGGCACGGTCCAACGCACCCATGCTCCTGAAGCGCTCTGCAATGCCATGGACGCGGTCGCGTACGATTCGTCGCTGCAGGGCATTGTGGAATACCTGTTGGGTCGGACGACCATTGTCTCGACGATTGATGATGCCATTCGACTTTCCCGCCGAAATGCGGATAAAAACCGCATCGTGTCTTTAGAAGGCGATCTGATTCATGCTTGGGGCTCCATGGTCGGGGGAAGCCTCTCCAAGCGAAACACAGGGTCTTTGTTGAACCGAAAACAACAACTGCAGGAATGGCAGAGCGAGGGACGCCGCCTGCAGGACGAGTTAGAAAAAATCCGGCAAGATATGGCGGCGTTGGAACGCGCAATCGATGCAGCCAAGGCGCGCGAAGTTGCGGCGGGAAAAGAGCGTACCGACAAGGAGGCACAGCGCCTTTCCATTCAGGCTCGCTATTTGCAGGAAAAGGCAGATCTGGAACGGCTCGAAGAAAAAGAACGGGAATTGGAAACGATGTTGGCGCGCGAGCAGAGTTTTTCTGAAGCGGATTACATAGCCCGGAAAAATGAACTGACGAAGAATCTCGAGGAGGTGCGCGCGGCGCTCGCCGCGGCAGAAACGCAGCGGCAAGCGGATGAAGATCAACGTCAAAAGCTGGCACAGGCGTGCGCGGTATTGGAAAATCGAGTCGAATTTCAACGGCGGGAGTTGCAGCTCATCGAGAATCGTGCCGCCGATGCCACCGACCGTTTGGCGGCTTTGCACGAGGAGACGGAGCGTGCGACGCAGCGCAGTGCCACACTCGACCGGCAATGTGCGGAAAATGAAACCTGGCTTTCTGCGTATGCTCAGCGCAAAAAAGAATTTCTGCGGCAACAGGAAAAGGCCCAACAGGATGTCAACGCCCTTCGCACGCGGCGGAAAGAGCAGCTGAGCGAAATGGAAGCGCAGCAACAGGCTTTGGAAGCGGCGCGACGGGCCTGTGAGGAATCGGAAAAAGCCTTGTTTCGGGAGCGCCTTCGTCTGGAGCAGGCGGAAGAACAGCGCGTCAATGTGCTGAATACGTATCTCGAACAGTATGCAACCAGCGAAGAAGAAGTGGCGGCGCGTCTGCGCGTGTTGGAACCGGTCGAAACGACGCGCACGCGGGTTCAGGAGATTAAACAGGCGCTGAATCAGATCGGTTACTTCAATTTTGAAAGCATTCAGGCCTATGATGATTTGACAAAAGAGGTGGATTTTTTAGATCGGCAGATCGAAGATCTGCACCGGTCGCAAGAGGACATTGAAAAACTCATACAGGATCTCGATCACACCATGGTTGCACGCTTTCAGGAGACGTTCGTGCGCATTCGCGAAAAATATAACGAGATTTTTCAGATTCTTTTTAACGGGGGACATGCAGAATTGGCGCTTGATCAGGCGAATGTGCTGGAGGCGGGCATTGAAATTTCCGCACAGCCGCCCGGAAAAAAACTGCAAAACCTTGGCTTGCTTTCCGGAGGGGAACGTTCGCTGACGGCCATGGCCCTGTTGTTTGCCATTTTCTCCATCCGGCCGACGCCTTTCTGCGTGCTGGATGAGATCGATGCGGCGCTGGATGAGGCAAATATCGGGCGCTATGCGGGTTATTTGCAGACCTTGACCAAGCAGACGCAGTTTTTGGTCATCACCCATCGCCGCAAGACGATGGAACATGCCAAGATGCTGTACGGTGTCACCATGGAGGAAGGGATGTCAAAGATTTTGGTGTTGCGCTTGGACGAATACGAGGCACAGCGGCGCAAAAAGAAGCACAGCTGA
- the rnc gene encoding ribonuclease III: protein MRRKMREEGRTRALQRFQEEVGYRFREESLLNLAFTHTSYANEAHAAKSAHNERLEFLGDAVLELIFSDLLYRRFQNEPEGDLTRRRAQLVCEASFSYIAEKLGMGALLLLGKGEEAGGGREKPSILSDCFEAFCGAVYLDGGYDWLYARFKDSLEHLIAEETRRKRIFVDHKTLLQEWLNHRNLSFSYQLVREEGPDHEKRFTMALYVQGKKVCEAEGANKKKAEQAAAKIAYEQIQKTGRVGGVHS, encoded by the coding sequence GTGAGGCGAAAAATGCGAGAAGAAGGGCGTACGCGTGCGCTGCAAAGATTTCAGGAAGAAGTCGGCTACCGATTCCGCGAGGAGTCGCTGTTGAATCTCGCATTTACGCACACTTCGTATGCAAATGAAGCGCATGCCGCAAAGTCCGCGCACAATGAGCGGCTGGAATTTTTGGGTGATGCCGTTTTAGAATTGATTTTCAGTGATTTACTGTATCGGCGTTTTCAAAATGAACCCGAAGGGGATCTGACGCGGCGCCGCGCGCAACTGGTGTGCGAGGCTTCTTTCTCCTATATTGCGGAAAAACTCGGCATGGGGGCGTTGTTGCTGCTCGGAAAAGGGGAAGAAGCCGGTGGAGGACGCGAAAAACCGTCCATTCTTTCCGACTGTTTTGAGGCCTTTTGCGGTGCCGTATATCTTGACGGTGGATATGACTGGCTTTATGCGCGATTCAAGGATTCGCTGGAGCACTTGATTGCCGAGGAAACGCGGCGCAAACGCATTTTTGTCGACCATAAAACGCTGTTGCAGGAGTGGTTGAATCACCGCAACCTGTCTTTTTCGTATCAGCTGGTGCGCGAAGAAGGACCGGATCATGAAAAGCGCTTCACCATGGCCCTGTATGTGCAGGGAAAAAAGGTTTGTGAAGCGGAAGGGGCCAATAAAAAGAAGGCAGAACAGGCGGCGGCAAAGATCGCCTACGAGCAGATACAAAAGACGGGGCGTGTCGGGGGAGTACACAGTTGA
- a CDS encoding acyl carrier protein has protein sequence MDRKQIEEKITAIIEAQIGVSDIDPSADLQKKYEVDSIGVLDFIMTVEEEFSVTFLDKDLAEMKSVQDLAQRVQELM, from the coding sequence ATGGATCGGAAACAAATTGAAGAAAAAATTACCGCCATTATCGAAGCGCAAATCGGGGTGAGCGATATTGATCCTTCCGCCGATTTGCAAAAGAAGTATGAAGTGGACTCGATCGGCGTCTTGGACTTTATTATGACGGTGGAGGAAGAGTTCTCCGTTACCTTCTTAGATAAAGATTTAGCGGAAATGAAATCGGTACAAGACCTTGCGCAGCGCGTGCAGGAATTGATGTGA
- the plsX gene encoding phosphate acyltransferase PlsX has protein sequence MKLIIDAWGSDGGPQEIAAGVLRAMQTYDFYAVFVGPQAAAKPLVGAYPDRIEVIDTQEYIANTEHPVFAIRKKRHSSLVLGLRRLNEDGDAFVSAGSTGALLAGGYFITKRLPGISRACLAVTIPNPKGGTVLVDTGANMDTTPEILHQFAVLGSAYVEAQRSIRPRVGLLNVGTEAEKGDRRSQETYQLLSESSLQFIGNVEARGLLAGDADVVVCDGFAGNVALKTIEGTASTLFHALKDGIYADMRGKLGGLLLKPVFRGIQEMYDYKAYGAAPLLGVRKPILKAHGNSSADTFALAIRDAVAYVQSGAAEHIRELVEGEFHGSETN, from the coding sequence ATGAAGCTGATTATCGACGCATGGGGATCGGATGGCGGTCCACAGGAAATTGCGGCAGGCGTTTTGCGCGCCATGCAAACCTATGATTTTTATGCCGTATTTGTCGGTCCGCAGGCGGCGGCAAAGCCCTTGGTTGGGGCCTATCCGGATCGCATCGAAGTGATCGATACGCAGGAATATATTGCCAATACGGAACACCCCGTTTTTGCTATTCGAAAAAAGAGACATTCCAGTTTGGTGTTGGGGCTCCGGCGTCTCAATGAAGACGGCGATGCTTTTGTCAGCGCGGGCAGTACGGGGGCACTGTTGGCAGGGGGCTATTTTATTACAAAGCGCCTGCCCGGCATTTCCCGCGCCTGTCTTGCCGTGACCATTCCCAATCCGAAAGGTGGAACCGTACTGGTGGACACGGGCGCCAATATGGACACGACCCCCGAAATCCTGCATCAGTTTGCCGTATTGGGCAGCGCCTATGTCGAAGCACAGCGATCGATTCGACCACGTGTCGGCTTATTGAACGTTGGCACGGAAGCCGAAAAAGGCGATCGACGCAGCCAGGAAACGTATCAATTGCTTTCGGAAAGTTCTCTGCAATTCATAGGAAATGTCGAAGCGCGCGGACTCCTTGCCGGAGATGCCGATGTCGTGGTTTGCGACGGGTTTGCGGGCAATGTTGCACTGAAAACGATCGAGGGTACCGCATCCACACTTTTTCATGCGTTAAAAGACGGTATCTATGCCGATATGCGCGGAAAGCTGGGTGGGCTTTTATTAAAACCCGTTTTTCGCGGCATTCAGGAAATGTACGATTATAAAGCATACGGCGCTGCACCCCTTCTGGGTGTGCGTAAGCCGATTTTAAAAGCACACGGAAACTCTTCCGCAGACACCTTTGCGTTGGCCATACGCGATGCCGTCGCCTATGTGCAAAGCGGTGCGGCGGAACATATCCGAGAACTGGTAGAAGGAGAATTTCATGGATCGGAAACAAATTGA
- the rpmF gene encoding 50S ribosomal protein L32: MAVPKRKTSKARRDKRRASSYRLVMHETTICSHCGKPVLPHHVCPACGYYKGKEVVPQAE, translated from the coding sequence ATGGCAGTACCGAAGAGAAAAACATCCAAGGCGCGCCGCGATAAGCGCAGAGCGTCTTCGTACCGGCTGGTGATGCACGAGACGACGATTTGCTCACATTGCGGCAAGCCGGTGCTTCCGCATCATGTATGTCCGGCATGCGGCTACTACAAGGGCAAGGAAGTTGTGCCCCAGGCGGAGTAA
- a CDS encoding Cna B-type domain-containing protein encodes MKKKLHQSMRFLALLMIVILGLSLAVVQSANATGITEETVIEESISESPTEEETSAVESTSSGEVSAEPQITESTPEEGVVEEESTPDPQEETSMLPEESASEESIEESADAMSLQQKPVLTPWKKLVHTVAEAPANQAVEVHVAEDLAATEEDHDSIVVKAGQNIILTGSGKVTGIKQNSIVVETGGSLTIQGPVFKDTQFCIKGNLVLKEGGINDSAFDYPLVDVEGGVFRVEGGEISGNTAQNLTSEVNSVIMIRGGSFIVSGGSIAKNQNSYNGGAVRMEGTADVPAILEISGGEFIGNKAVNPKKNASGGAIYGKYVKAAISGGTFSENSTEWGGAIALINSSVDISGGTFQGNTNGDYNGVGGALLIESGELHISAGNFTGNQANGSGGAIYAENTNCEISGGSFENNTAQKSGGAIAFLGSCNSTIYAGHFLSNTAEGFWGGGAIYNDGRANLQLFDTLVRNNQIKTGFLIQAGNHPVSAQGGGIWNCPTGHTTMHINRGLALFDNVAPDVFNGQNKGSGDDFANIRPHIYDKDTLKDPANHPAVSISARMLGGSPRAWYQDGSYYGIHENLDHGDQAPRFDAKNPGEPVPYDTVIADQAVFKSVPTEEAKNLAAKLAHVFFEGNVATGTGISGGAITNNGELSFGEPGVYTLRIEKKWFGDKEETRPTAITLEMFVGDYHVQDVELSAANDWSVELTDFPDPQSLKDANTGELLPITFQEKESVNYILAVEEESQDANNRIYKVILSNTAKTSVSVEKQWEDENDVHNKRPEMITVRLYADGQEINSAQLTAENDWAYTFKDLPKFVKGKEIQYTIREDTVEGYRSEIMEKELAPATDEETVEDAVKAYTIVNTFIPPEVPPETPPTPPEKPPVPPVPHTGDAGFASLLLCTAAAGVGLLCIRKKKYVK; translated from the coding sequence ATGAAGAAGAAATTACATCAATCAATGCGCTTCCTTGCGCTTTTGATGATTGTAATCCTGGGGCTGTCGCTTGCGGTTGTGCAATCGGCGAATGCGACCGGCATAACGGAAGAAACGGTTATTGAAGAAAGTATTTCAGAAAGTCCTACCGAAGAAGAAACAAGTGCCGTCGAATCCACTAGTTCCGGTGAAGTCAGTGCGGAGCCACAAATAACGGAGTCGACGCCGGAAGAGGGCGTAGTGGAAGAGGAAAGTACTCCCGATCCCCAAGAAGAAACTTCGATGCTTCCGGAGGAAAGTGCAAGCGAGGAGAGCATTGAGGAGTCGGCCGATGCAATGAGTTTGCAGCAAAAGCCAGTCTTAACGCCTTGGAAAAAACTCGTACATACCGTTGCCGAAGCTCCGGCAAATCAAGCCGTGGAAGTGCATGTGGCGGAAGACCTCGCTGCGACGGAAGAGGATCACGACTCCATCGTTGTAAAAGCGGGACAAAACATCATTCTTACGGGATCTGGGAAAGTTACGGGGATCAAGCAGAATTCGATTGTCGTGGAAACCGGCGGCTCCTTAACGATTCAGGGACCCGTTTTCAAAGATACACAATTTTGTATAAAAGGAAATCTGGTGTTGAAAGAGGGTGGAATCAATGACTCCGCCTTTGATTATCCCCTCGTCGACGTGGAGGGTGGCGTTTTTCGCGTCGAAGGCGGAGAAATTTCCGGCAATACGGCGCAAAATCTGACCTCCGAGGTAAATTCCGTCATTATGATTCGCGGCGGATCTTTTATAGTCAGCGGCGGTTCCATTGCAAAGAATCAAAATTCTTATAATGGCGGGGCGGTCCGTATGGAAGGAACGGCAGACGTACCGGCAATTTTGGAAATAAGCGGCGGGGAATTTATCGGCAACAAAGCGGTAAATCCCAAGAAAAATGCCAGCGGCGGCGCTATCTACGGGAAATACGTAAAAGCTGCAATTTCCGGCGGAACCTTCTCCGAGAACAGCACCGAATGGGGCGGTGCCATTGCGCTGATAAACAGCTCAGTCGACATCAGCGGCGGAACATTTCAAGGCAATACCAATGGCGACTACAATGGGGTCGGCGGCGCGCTTCTTATTGAATCGGGTGAATTGCACATATCCGCGGGAAATTTTACCGGAAATCAGGCAAACGGATCCGGCGGCGCCATTTATGCAGAAAACACAAACTGTGAAATCAGCGGCGGTTCCTTTGAAAACAATACGGCACAAAAATCCGGCGGCGCGATTGCTTTTCTAGGCAGCTGTAACAGCACCATCTATGCCGGTCATTTTCTGTCGAATACGGCGGAGGGCTTTTGGGGAGGCGGCGCCATTTATAATGACGGTAGGGCCAATTTGCAATTATTCGATACATTGGTCCGAAATAATCAAATTAAGACCGGCTTTCTGATTCAAGCCGGAAATCATCCCGTCAGTGCACAGGGCGGTGGCATTTGGAATTGTCCGACCGGTCACACGACGATGCATATCAATCGGGGGCTTGCGCTCTTTGATAACGTAGCTCCGGATGTCTTCAATGGACAGAATAAGGGCTCAGGAGACGATTTTGCGAATATTCGTCCACATATCTATGATAAAGACACCTTAAAAGATCCAGCCAATCATCCCGCTGTATCAATCTCTGCAAGAATGCTGGGCGGTTCTCCACGGGCATGGTACCAAGACGGTTCCTATTACGGCATACACGAGAACCTTGATCATGGGGATCAGGCGCCTCGCTTTGATGCGAAAAATCCGGGGGAACCCGTGCCCTATGACACGGTCATTGCCGATCAAGCCGTCTTTAAATCGGTGCCTACAGAAGAAGCAAAGAATCTTGCTGCAAAATTGGCCCATGTTTTCTTTGAGGGCAATGTGGCGACAGGAACCGGCATTTCCGGTGGTGCCATCACAAACAACGGTGAGTTGAGTTTCGGTGAACCGGGCGTGTATACCTTGCGTATTGAAAAGAAATGGTTCGGAGACAAAGAGGAGACTCGACCGACGGCCATCACATTAGAGATGTTTGTTGGAGACTATCATGTGCAGGATGTGGAATTATCCGCAGCCAATGATTGGTCTGTCGAATTGACAGATTTCCCGGATCCGCAAAGCCTTAAAGATGCGAATACGGGTGAACTGCTTCCGATCACCTTCCAGGAAAAAGAGAGTGTCAATTATATTTTAGCCGTGGAGGAAGAGTCACAGGATGCAAATAACCGGATTTACAAAGTCATTCTGTCAAATACAGCAAAAACATCCGTTTCCGTTGAAAAACAATGGGAAGACGAGAATGATGTCCACAATAAAAGACCGGAAATGATTACGGTGCGTCTGTATGCGGATGGGCAAGAAATCAATTCTGCACAACTGACAGCGGAGAACGACTGGGCCTATACCTTTAAAGACTTGCCTAAATTCGTAAAGGGCAAAGAGATCCAGTATACGATCCGTGAGGATACGGTCGAAGGCTACCGAAGTGAAATAATGGAAAAAGAGCTTGCGCCCGCAACCGATGAAGAAACAGTCGAAGATGCGGTAAAGGCCTATACAATCGTGAACACTTTTATACCTCCGGAGGTTCCGCCGGAAACGCCTCCGACACCACCGGAGAAGCCGCCGGTGCCGCCTGTTCCTCACACCGGAGATGCCGGATTCGCCAGTCTTCTGCTCTGCACAGCTGCGGCCGGTGTCGGTCTTCTCTGTATTCGAAAGAAGAAGTATGTGAAGTAG
- the lysS gene encoding lysine--tRNA ligase: MIRIRNEKLDALVAQGRDPHRQTKYEVSAHAAEITKDFAKWEGQKVSIAGRIMGRRGHGKISFIDLQDATGKIQVLARFNEIGEASYADVKNLDLGDIIGVVGEVGKTQAGEITVRASSIVLLTKSLQLLPEKFHGLKDQDLRYRQRYVDLIVNPEVKDVFFKRTKILSSVRQFLDARGFLEVETPILNTISGGATARPFVTHHNTLNLDMYLRIANELYLKRLIVGGFDRVYEMGRMFRNEGMDPKHNPEYTAIELYQAYTDYEGMMQITEQLVAAACEAVNGSTKAMYQGQEIDFTPPWNRISMTEAVRRYGNVDFSSVTDDFQAHELAKAHGIAVDASAGKGKILAAFFDAYCEDKLVQPTFVYEYPVEISPLAKRDPNQPDMTQRFEAFVLGAEIANGYSELNDARDQKARFDEQMALREAGDLEAGMMDEDFVRALEIGLPPTGGLGIGIDRMVMFLTDQISIRDVLLFPTMKPISVEKPDDATTVAKSTSIQKAPIDFSKVKVEPLFEDFVDFDTFSRSDFRAVKVLACEAVPKSKKLLQFTLDDGTDVPRTILSGIRAYYCPEELVGKTCIAIVNLPPRAMMGIDSCGMLLSAIHEEEGEERLHLLIVDDAIPAGAKIY, encoded by the coding sequence ATGATTCGCATCCGCAATGAAAAGTTGGATGCTTTGGTGGCGCAGGGACGGGATCCGCATCGGCAGACGAAATATGAGGTCAGCGCGCATGCGGCGGAAATCACCAAGGATTTTGCAAAGTGGGAAGGACAAAAAGTTTCCATTGCCGGTCGCATTATGGGTCGTCGGGGACACGGTAAAATCAGTTTTATTGATTTGCAGGATGCGACGGGAAAAATTCAGGTGCTGGCGCGTTTTAATGAAATCGGGGAAGCGTCCTATGCGGATGTCAAAAATTTGGATTTGGGCGACATCATCGGCGTCGTCGGCGAGGTCGGCAAGACGCAGGCGGGCGAGATCACGGTGCGCGCCTCGTCGATTGTTCTGTTGACCAAGAGCTTACAGCTTCTTCCAGAAAAATTTCACGGTCTGAAAGATCAGGATCTGCGCTATCGGCAGCGCTATGTCGATTTGATTGTCAATCCGGAAGTCAAAGATGTCTTTTTCAAGCGCACGAAAATCTTGTCTTCCGTGCGTCAATTTTTGGATGCCCGCGGATTTTTAGAAGTGGAAACACCTATTCTCAATACGATTTCCGGCGGTGCGACTGCGCGACCCTTTGTGACTCATCATAATACCTTGAATTTGGATATGTATCTGCGCATCGCCAATGAGCTGTACCTCAAGCGACTGATTGTCGGAGGCTTTGATCGCGTCTATGAGATGGGGCGGATGTTTCGCAACGAAGGCATGGATCCCAAACATAACCCGGAGTATACCGCCATTGAACTGTATCAGGCGTATACCGACTACGAAGGGATGATGCAGATTACGGAGCAGCTTGTAGCCGCCGCCTGCGAGGCGGTGAACGGCAGTACAAAAGCGATGTATCAGGGACAGGAGATTGACTTCACGCCGCCGTGGAACCGCATTTCCATGACCGAAGCGGTACGTCGATACGGCAATGTGGATTTTTCTTCTGTAACCGATGATTTCCAGGCGCATGAACTTGCCAAAGCGCATGGTATTGCGGTAGATGCTTCCGCAGGCAAAGGTAAAATTTTGGCCGCCTTTTTCGACGCCTATTGCGAAGATAAGTTGGTGCAACCGACTTTTGTCTATGAATATCCCGTGGAAATCAGTCCACTGGCGAAGCGTGACCCGAACCAACCGGACATGACACAGCGTTTTGAGGCCTTTGTACTGGGCGCAGAAATCGCCAACGGCTACAGCGAACTCAACGATGCGCGCGATCAGAAGGCGCGCTTTGACGAGCAGATGGCGCTGCGCGAAGCCGGCGATTTGGAAGCGGGCATGATGGATGAAGATTTTGTGCGCGCGCTGGAAATCGGACTTCCGCCGACGGGCGGCTTGGGTATTGGGATCGACCGCATGGTGATGTTTCTGACCGATCAGATTTCCATTCGCGATGTTCTTCTTTTCCCAACGATGAAGCCGATCAGTGTGGAAAAGCCGGATGACGCGACGACGGTCGCCAAATCGACCTCGATTCAAAAGGCGCCCATCGATTTTTCAAAAGTGAAAGTGGAGCCTTTATTCGAAGATTTTGTCGATTTTGACACCTTCAGTCGATCCGACTTCCGCGCAGTAAAAGTTTTGGCCTGTGAAGCGGTTCCAAAGTCGAAGAAGTTGCTTCAATTTACACTGGATGACGGGACGGATGTTCCGCGCACCATTCTTTCCGGCATACGCGCGTACTATTGCCCGGAGGAGCTCGTCGGAAAGACATGCATCGCCATTGTCAATCTCCCGCCGCGTGCGATGATGGGGATTGATTCCTGCGGCATGCTTTTGAGTGCGATTCACGAAGAAGAAGGAGAAGAAAGGCTGCATCTTCTGATTGTTGACGATGCGATCCCGGCGGGCGCCAAGATTTACTAA
- the greA gene encoding transcription elongation factor GreA produces MTQEIFLTQEGYDKLEAELEYLKATKRQDIAEKIRVARGFGDLSENAEYDAAKEEQAQLEERIYSIEQQLKNAKIIEDDRESAGDAVKIGSTVRVFDVEYKEEMTFTIVGTVEANPKKQKISNESPLGKALIGAKVGATVTVETPGGMVEYKILELVK; encoded by the coding sequence ATGACGCAGGAAATTTTTCTGACCCAGGAAGGCTATGACAAGTTAGAAGCGGAACTGGAGTACCTCAAGGCTACGAAACGCCAAGATATTGCCGAAAAGATACGTGTGGCACGCGGCTTCGGCGATTTATCGGAAAATGCCGAGTATGACGCGGCAAAGGAAGAACAGGCGCAGTTGGAAGAACGCATTTATTCCATTGAGCAGCAGCTGAAAAACGCGAAGATCATCGAGGATGACCGGGAAAGTGCGGGGGATGCGGTTAAAATTGGTTCCACCGTCCGCGTGTTCGATGTGGAATATAAAGAGGAAATGACCTTTACCATTGTGGGGACAGTTGAGGCCAATCCGAAGAAACAAAAAATTTCGAATGAATCGCCGTTGGGAAAAGCATTAATCGGTGCAAAGGTAGGTGCGACGGTTACGGTGGAGACGCCGGGTGGCATGGTCGAGTATAAAATTCTTGAATTGGTAAAGTAA